A region from the Salminus brasiliensis chromosome 22, fSalBra1.hap2, whole genome shotgun sequence genome encodes:
- the slc16a9b gene encoding monocarboxylate transporter 9b isoform X1, with protein sequence MSPQNSKKALDGGWGWAIVVASFMAQLLAYGSPQSVGVLYPEWLSAFQESKGMTAWVGSLVSGVGLIASPICSACVVNFGARPVTIFSGVMISGGLMLSAFAPSVHFLMFSYGIVVGLGCGLLYAATVTITCQYFDKRRGLALGIVTTGTSVGGFLYATAQNEFIELFGLEGCLLLIGSFALNIIACGGLMRPLHLPAYYLKQRAALVEKVEEKLRERPLARESSIKKNLPVTDLLITIDAKDPLAYEKRFLSCSALVKLLKKKQKAYSDYFRCMAERLQDRVFMAMCAALFLYSLGAFPPLLFLEDVAQSEGLIEGISVIPLVSIIAMAAGVGKLLLGVMTDIRWMNSVFLYAFTLVGSGAALLVIPVTKSYVGLQVISAVLGFFSGNWSVTPYMTTKVVGMERLTEAYGILMFFGGFGIMLGPPVVGWFYDWMQSYDLAFYFSGTCVLLGGVLLLLSGMFCWNGNQDSDSKPDEECTDDCEKVAAVA encoded by the exons ATGAGTCCTCAGAACTCAAAGAAAGCTCTGGAtgggggctggggctgggcCATTGTAGTGGCCTCCTTCATGGCCCAGCTTCTGGCCTATGGCTCCCCCCAGTCTGTAGGGGTGCTCTACCCAGAGTGGCTGAGTGCCTTCCAGGAGAGTAAGGGAATGACTGCATGGGTGGGCTCCCTGGTGTCTGGGGTTGGACTCATTGCCA GTCCCATCTGCAGTGCCTGTGTGGTGAACTTTGGGGCCAGGCCTGTGACCATCTTCAGCGGTGTCATGATCTCCGGAGGACTCATGCTGAGCGCCTTTGCCCCCAGTGTCCACTTTCTCATGTTCTCTTATGGCATAGTTGTTG GACTAGGCTGTGGGCTTTTGTATGCTGCTACTGTAACCATCACATGCCAGTACTTTGACAAGAGACGTGGCCTTGCCCTTGGCATCGTTACGACAG GTACAAGTGTTGGAGGATTCCTTTATGCCACTGCGCAGAATGAATTCATTGAGCTCTTTGGTCTCGAGGGCTGTCTACTGCTCATTGGCTCTTTCGCGCTGAACATCATTGCCTGTGGTGGACTGATGAGGCCGTTGCACTTACCTGCTTACTACCTCAAACAGAGAGCTGCCCTGGTGGAAAAAGTGGAAGAGAAGCTCAGAGAAAGGCCGCTAGCCAGGGAAAGCTCCATCAAAAAGAACCTACCGGTCACTGACCTGCTGATCACAATAGACGCTAAAGACCCTCTGGCTTATGAGAAGAGGTTCCTCAGCTGTTCGGCCTTGGTGAAGCTCCTCAAAAAGAAGCAGAAGGCCTACTCTGACTATTTTCGCTGCATGGCAGAGCGGTTGCAGGACCGCGTCTTCATGGCCATGTGCGCTGCTTTGTTCCTGTACAGTCTGGGCGCCTTTCCCCCGCTACTTTTCCTGGAAGATGTAGCCCAGAGCGAGGGGTTGATTGAGGGAATCAGTGTCATACCCTTAGTGTCTATCATTGCCATGGCAGCTGGAGTGGGGAAGCTCCTGCTAGGTGTGATGACAGACATTCGCTGGATGAATAGCGTATTTCTGTACGCCTTCACTCTGGTAGGCAGCGGGGCAGCTCTGTTGGTGATCCCAGTCACCAAGAGCTATGTCGGGCTCCAGGTCATCTCAGCTGTGCTGGGGTTCTTCTCAGGGAACTGGTCCGTCACGCCCTACATGACCACCAAGGTGGTGGGCATGGAGCGCCTTACCGAGGCCTATGGGATCTTGATGTTCTTTGGTGGATTTGGGATTATGCTGGGACCTCCAGTTGTAG gcTGGTTCTATGACTGGATGCAGTCCTATGACCTGGCCTTTTACTTCAGTGGGACTTGTGTGCTGCTGGGTGGAGTTTTGCTGCTGCTCTCTGGGATGTTCTGCTGGAATGGCAACCAGGATTCAGACTCTAAACCTGATGAAGAGTGTACTGACGACTGTGAAAAAGTGGCTGCTGTAGCCTGA
- the slc16a9b gene encoding monocarboxylate transporter 9b isoform X2: MGGLPGVWGWTHCQMMLSSLCAGPICSACVVNFGARPVTIFSGVMISGGLMLSAFAPSVHFLMFSYGIVVGLGCGLLYAATVTITCQYFDKRRGLALGIVTTGTSVGGFLYATAQNEFIELFGLEGCLLLIGSFALNIIACGGLMRPLHLPAYYLKQRAALVEKVEEKLRERPLARESSIKKNLPVTDLLITIDAKDPLAYEKRFLSCSALVKLLKKKQKAYSDYFRCMAERLQDRVFMAMCAALFLYSLGAFPPLLFLEDVAQSEGLIEGISVIPLVSIIAMAAGVGKLLLGVMTDIRWMNSVFLYAFTLVGSGAALLVIPVTKSYVGLQVISAVLGFFSGNWSVTPYMTTKVVGMERLTEAYGILMFFGGFGIMLGPPVVGWFYDWMQSYDLAFYFSGTCVLLGGVLLLLSGMFCWNGNQDSDSKPDEECTDDCEKVAAVA, encoded by the exons ATGGGTGGGCTCCCTGGTGTCTGGGGTTGGACTCATTGCCA GATGATGCTCTCCTCATTGTGTGCAGGTCCCATCTGCAGTGCCTGTGTGGTGAACTTTGGGGCCAGGCCTGTGACCATCTTCAGCGGTGTCATGATCTCCGGAGGACTCATGCTGAGCGCCTTTGCCCCCAGTGTCCACTTTCTCATGTTCTCTTATGGCATAGTTGTTG GACTAGGCTGTGGGCTTTTGTATGCTGCTACTGTAACCATCACATGCCAGTACTTTGACAAGAGACGTGGCCTTGCCCTTGGCATCGTTACGACAG GTACAAGTGTTGGAGGATTCCTTTATGCCACTGCGCAGAATGAATTCATTGAGCTCTTTGGTCTCGAGGGCTGTCTACTGCTCATTGGCTCTTTCGCGCTGAACATCATTGCCTGTGGTGGACTGATGAGGCCGTTGCACTTACCTGCTTACTACCTCAAACAGAGAGCTGCCCTGGTGGAAAAAGTGGAAGAGAAGCTCAGAGAAAGGCCGCTAGCCAGGGAAAGCTCCATCAAAAAGAACCTACCGGTCACTGACCTGCTGATCACAATAGACGCTAAAGACCCTCTGGCTTATGAGAAGAGGTTCCTCAGCTGTTCGGCCTTGGTGAAGCTCCTCAAAAAGAAGCAGAAGGCCTACTCTGACTATTTTCGCTGCATGGCAGAGCGGTTGCAGGACCGCGTCTTCATGGCCATGTGCGCTGCTTTGTTCCTGTACAGTCTGGGCGCCTTTCCCCCGCTACTTTTCCTGGAAGATGTAGCCCAGAGCGAGGGGTTGATTGAGGGAATCAGTGTCATACCCTTAGTGTCTATCATTGCCATGGCAGCTGGAGTGGGGAAGCTCCTGCTAGGTGTGATGACAGACATTCGCTGGATGAATAGCGTATTTCTGTACGCCTTCACTCTGGTAGGCAGCGGGGCAGCTCTGTTGGTGATCCCAGTCACCAAGAGCTATGTCGGGCTCCAGGTCATCTCAGCTGTGCTGGGGTTCTTCTCAGGGAACTGGTCCGTCACGCCCTACATGACCACCAAGGTGGTGGGCATGGAGCGCCTTACCGAGGCCTATGGGATCTTGATGTTCTTTGGTGGATTTGGGATTATGCTGGGACCTCCAGTTGTAG gcTGGTTCTATGACTGGATGCAGTCCTATGACCTGGCCTTTTACTTCAGTGGGACTTGTGTGCTGCTGGGTGGAGTTTTGCTGCTGCTCTCTGGGATGTTCTGCTGGAATGGCAACCAGGATTCAGACTCTAAACCTGATGAAGAGTGTACTGACGACTGTGAAAAAGTGGCTGCTGTAGCCTGA